The genomic DNA CCGCGGAGCATTTTTGGGTTTTCCAAGAAAGAACGGACAACAGGCATGGGGTGGAAAAAGAATTGCTCTTTAACTTAGGACCGTATTTTGTAGGTAGGATGCAACAACCGTATTTAGtggtttttttgttaagtatcCTAGTGATTAAATATTCACATCATAATATATGAATAATTGGGAAATTCGGGTTTAAACAATGACCCAATGCATATTACATGTAATATCTTTATCAATTGTACTATGTTCATGGACAAttatatttcatatatatttaacgataaaaaaattcaatttgtttCATGATACAAAAGGAAAATTTTCGAaacataacattttatttttttaggcaaaaaacGGAACATATAActagaatataaaaatttatttccttcaaaaaagtaGAATATAGaaatttatttgcatttttttagaatataaatctattttaaaatggGGGCATAACAATAGTATTATAACGGTCGGATGAAGTAGAACAGCTAGAAAGCAAGACGTTCAGAAATGACAATCAAGCAACAAGCAAAGCCAGAcgcaacttttttttattaggaaaaTGACACCCAAACTTTAatctaaaaaaagaatgaagTGATAAATTTAATAACTTAGTGATGCAGTCCAagatagagagaaaatgaagaagcACTCGATATTTAGACACTTTATAATGTCATTTAACACTTTATTTTCTATCTATCTCTTTTATAATAAGTTGAAAAGAGAGCAAGTTGAAAATAGAAGtaaaagcatatatatatatatatatatatatatatatatatatatatatatactgtaaaaaaaacgttaactaAAGCAGGCAGGCCCATGGAAATACTAGAAGCTTTGGAATGATTGAAAGGAGTGGCCGGCAATACCGCCGATAATTTGGCCAATTACAATAACAGCTAAAAATGttgttacattacattacattcattcatcatcattctAATTCTAATCACTCTGCAACTACTAACAGAGCAGAGTTGGGTCCACCTTCCTACTACTTCCTTCCAACATAGCTAGCATTAGCACTCTTCTTttcttaataatatatatatatatataaactgcATAACTCCTTTACCTTTAAACCTCCATCACCTCTATTACAATTCCTTTTCTCTTCACATTCTTCCTCTTCCAACATGTCTCACGATGACTCTTCAAACCAAACAACACCACATGTATATGTTCCACAACCCTTATATTCACACCCTCAACCTCAGAAGAAAAACAACCCTGTCACTCTTCAATCTCATCTCTCCAAACCTAATACCGAACAAGAACAAACTTTCAACAAACCTTCTGATAATATTCCAAACAATGAAAACAACTCACTCCAAGAGCTTCAAAATCTCATTCAACAAGCATTCAATAACCATGCCTTCTCTGCTCCACCACTCattaaagaacaaaaacaatccaccaccaccaccgtaGCTGCTGAACCTGCACAAGAAAACAAATACCAATTAGAAGATAAGAAGGAAAATGTAGTGTCTTCTGTGGAGGATGATGGAGCAAAAACTGTGGAGGCTATTGAAGAAAGCATTGTTGCGGTTTCTGCATCTGTTCCTCCAGAGCAAAAACCTGTTGTCGAGAAAGTTGAAGCGTCATTGCCATTACCACCTGAACAAGTATCCATTTATGGGATACCACTCCTTGCTGACGAAACAAGTGACGTAATTCTGTTGAAATTTCTGCGTGCAAGAGATTTTAAGGTCAAAGAGGCTTTCACAATGATCAAGAACACAATTCTCTGGAGAAAAGAATTTGGAATAGAGGAGTTAATGGATGAGAAACTGGGTGATGAATTGGAGAAAGTGGTTTACATGCATGGATTTGATAAGGAAGGTCACCCTGTATGTTATAACATATATGGTGAATTTCAGAACAAGGAATTGTATAACAAGACTTTTTCTGATGAAGAGAAGAGACATAATTTCCTTAAATGGAGAATTCAGTTCCTTGAGAAGAGTATTAGGAATTTGGATTTTAACCATGGTGGTGTTTGCACCATTGTTCATGTCAATGATCTTAAGGATTCTCCTGGACCAGGTAAATGGGAACTTAGACAAGCTACCAAACAAGCCCTTCAACTGTTTCAGGACAATTACCCTGAATTTGTGGCCAAACAGGTAATTTGATTGGTgtgtttttatgttatattttgcaTGATACTTAGTATATGTCCAATGTGATGTTACCTTTGAATAACCAACGTATATTGTTTTAGCAAATccttaatatttcaaaaaattgcacTTGATGTCACATTATAATATGCaattacatacatttttttgtgTTGATAAATTATATGTGTAATGCATGGTCGTTCAAATTTATCTtatactaaatatttttttcaacactttttgttttttttaggtgtTCATCAATGTGCCATGGTGGTACTTGGCAGTGAATAGGATGATAAGCCCTTTTCTTACCCAGAGAACCAAAAGCAAGTTTGTCTTTGCTGGGCCTTCCAAGTCAACTGAGACCCTTTTGAGGTGAAAACATATAAGGATTAAAAATTTGCTTTTAggtttatttttgtgtttgaattgtgaataattttatttttggtttcttgTAATTTCAGCTACATAGCTCCAGAGCAACTCCCTGTGAAGTATGGTGGATTGAGTAAAGATGGTGAATTTGGAAATTCAGATTCTGTTACTGAGATCACAATAAGACCAGCATCAAAGCATACTGTGGAATTTCCTGTTACTgaggttggttttttttttctttgtttttttgttggaattGATTTGTTTCTGAGCATCCAAAGAATGCAACATACAT from Medicago truncatula cultivar Jemalong A17 chromosome 8, MtrunA17r5.0-ANR, whole genome shotgun sequence includes the following:
- the LOC11441033 gene encoding patellin-3, which gives rise to MSHDDSSNQTTPHVYVPQPLYSHPQPQKKNNPVTLQSHLSKPNTEQEQTFNKPSDNIPNNENNSLQELQNLIQQAFNNHAFSAPPLIKEQKQSTTTTVAAEPAQENKYQLEDKKENVVSSVEDDGAKTVEAIEESIVAVSASVPPEQKPVVEKVEASLPLPPEQVSIYGIPLLADETSDVILLKFLRARDFKVKEAFTMIKNTILWRKEFGIEELMDEKLGDELEKVVYMHGFDKEGHPVCYNIYGEFQNKELYNKTFSDEEKRHNFLKWRIQFLEKSIRNLDFNHGGVCTIVHVNDLKDSPGPGKWELRQATKQALQLFQDNYPEFVAKQVFINVPWWYLAVNRMISPFLTQRTKSKFVFAGPSKSTETLLSYIAPEQLPVKYGGLSKDGEFGNSDSVTEITIRPASKHTVEFPVTEKCLLSWEVRVIGWEVRYGAEFVPSNEGSYTVIVQKARKVASSEEAVLCNSFKINEPGKVVLTIDNTSSRKKKLLYRLKTKTSLSD